TGGCGATCGCCAGTCCCACGTAGGATCTCCTCGTCGTGTCGAATCCGGCGTCGGTGAACCATGCCCACTGTTGAAGTGCGAGGCCGACTCCGAAGAGAACCAACAGTGCTGGTGTCGGCAGCCACTTGGAGAACCAGGCAGACCTGGCAGAGAACGCGTAACCGACGAGGAAGAACGGCAGGAGATAGGTAACCGTACCCAGGGAGAACAGGCTCAGGTCCAGGTCGAGGCGATCGTAGTAGAGAAACGCCAGGACGGAGAACCCGGCAACGGTCAGGAAGACCGCGTCCCGCTGCAGCCAACCGTAGCGGTCGAGAACCGCGACGAGGACGAAGATGATCGCGACGACCTGCAGGAACCAGAAGTGCTCGTAGGGAAAGAAGACGACGCGCCAGATACCACTGAGCACCTCTGGCTGGTTCACACCCGGCATGACGGCAGAGAAGAAGTACTCCAGTCCCGAGACCACGATCAACGGCAGAACCAATCGACGCGCCTTGCCCCGGAGGAAGCCCGCGAGCTTCCCGGGCCGGACAGGACGAAGTCCGTAGAGATATCCCGATATCGCAGTGAACAAGGGCATGCGAATCGCCTTGAACGAGTTGTTCAGGTATTCGTACAGGTCGTCGGCCGGATCCATCTCCGGATCGTTGACGACATGAGCCGCAACGACCAGGAAGATCGCGAACGCACGCAGAGTCTCGATGCCCTCGTCCTTCGTCTTGAGGCCCAGAGGACCCCTGACGGCGGACTCACCAGCGTCTGTTCGCGTCGTCATCGTGTCGGAACCCATCATGTGAGGAAGATAGGGCGAATCCCGCAATCCATCCGTCCGTGCACGAAAGTGGGCCGTCCCTGGATTCAGGGACCGCGATCGAGCACTCCCACGCGCAAGGCCGTCGGCGTGTCCGCCCCGAAGTATACCCGATGCGTCGCCTTCACGAAGTCCTCGTCCTCGGCGCGATGGATGTTCTCGACCCAGCTCTGCGGATTGCGGTCGAAGAAGGGGAACATCGAGCTCTGCACCTGCACCACGATCCGGTGGCCGCGTTCGAAGGTGTGCAGGACGTCCTGCAGTGGGACCTCGACGCGGGTGACCTCGCCCGGTACGAAGGGCTCGGGATCGGTGTAGGAGTGGCGGTAGCGGCCGCGGAAGATCTC
The genomic region above belongs to Candidatus Krumholzibacteriia bacterium and contains:
- a CDS encoding acyltransferase, whose translation is MTTRTDAGESAVRGPLGLKTKDEGIETLRAFAIFLVVAAHVVNDPEMDPADDLYEYLNNSFKAIRMPLFTAISGYLYGLRPVRPGKLAGFLRGKARRLVLPLIVVSGLEYFFSAVMPGVNQPEVLSGIWRVVFFPYEHFWFLQVVAIIFVLVAVLDRYGWLQRDAVFLTVAGFSVLAFLYYDRLDLDLSLFSLGTVTYLLPFFLVGYAFSARSAWFSKWLPTPALLVLFGVGLALQQWAWFTDAGFDTTRRSYVGLAIAIGSASLLLRHRVAIPGVHRVGSHAYAIYLYQGFGTAVGRRIVDAAGITSPHLYILGVVGIALLFGIVVEVVLRRSSWLRVPFLGLRGADRRPSAPPAGHGAVGSRSESRVP